A genomic segment from Corylus avellana chromosome ca5, CavTom2PMs-1.0 encodes:
- the LOC132183393 gene encoding wax ester synthase/diacylglycerol acyltransferase 11-like isoform X2, giving the protein MALNEGSEPVSPSGQYLNSSVLSISILTVLESEVPINDAHAISLLNHVFLPINPRFSSVMVTNQKGDKQWKRVEVKLEDHVNVPIFPAGLSPTSYDEYLDDYMSKIAMDQFPQSKPLWEIHIFKYTTSNAAERADNPSIPLTLPSRPRSEPKSENKSAFARALQTFSSVSNTLFDFGWSVLKSTLVEDDRTPIRSGDEGVEYRPITISTMTFSLDRIKHIKNKLGMTTNDVISGIIFLGTRLCMQEISNESSEAHSTALVLLNTRMISSYKSIKEMVEPNSEAPWGNRFGFLHVPIPKFKDPKSLDPLEFVREAHKIIKRKRSSLDVYLTGRLLEIMKNIRGPEAVARHIHRTLRNSSVTVTNVVGPIEKMALANHPVKGIYYMTIGVPQSLTVSIINYMGNLRVTAGIEKGFLEPQKFKSCMKNAFEMMLKAVDELPLRKTLI; this is encoded by the exons ATGGCGTTGAATGAAGGATCGGAGCCCGTGAGTCCAAGcggacaatacttgaacagcTCGGTCTTGTCTATTTCTATTCTCACTGTTTTGGAATCTGAAGTTCCAATCAACGACGCCCATGCCATTTCATTGCTCAACCATGTCTTCCTCCCCATCAATCCACGCTTCTCCTCCGTCAtg GTTACAAACCAAAAAGGTGATAAACAATGGAAAAGGGTTGAAGTGAAGCTTGAAGACCATGTTAATGTCCCCATTTTCCCTGCCGGCTTGTCACCCACATCATACGATGAATATCTTGACGACTACATGTCAAAGATAGCAATGGATCAGTTTCCCCAAAGCAAACCACTATGGGAAATTCACATATTCAAGTATACAACAAGCAACGCAGCTG AAAGAGCGGATAATCCTTCTATTCCCCTTACATTGCCGTCACGCCCACGCTCAGAAccaaaaagtgaaaacaaaagTGCTTTTGCAAGAGCGTTACAAACCTTTTCGTCAGTCTCTAACACTCTATTCGATTTTGGATGGAGTGTGTTAAAGAGCACTTTGGTTGAGGATGATCGAACACCGATAAGGAGTGGGGATGAAGGAGTGGAGTATCGGCCAATCACAATATCAACCATGACATTCTCTCTTGATCGTATCAAACACATAAAGAACAAGCTTGGAATG ACAACAAATGATGTAATATCTGGAATAATCTTCTTGGGCACCCGATTATGCATGCAAGAGATAAGCAATGAATCAAGTGAAGCACATTCGACAGCCTTAGTGTTGCTCAACACAAGAATGATTAGTTCCTACAAGTCAATCAAGGAAATGGTTGAACCAAACTCAGAGGCTCCATGGGGGAACCGATTCGGCTTCTTACATGTTCCAATTCCAAAGTTTAAGGATCCTAAATCCTTAGACCCACTTGAGTTTGTGAGGGAAGCACACAAGATAATCAAGAGGAAGAGAAGCTCATTGGATGTTTATCTCACCGGCAGGCTATTGGAGATTATGAAGAATATTAGAGGACCCGAG GCGGTTGCTAGACACATCCATAGGACACTAAGGAACTCCAGTGTGACGGTGACAAATGTGGTTGGGCCAATTGAAAAAATGGCTTTGGCTAATCATCCAGTTAAAGGCATATATTATATGACAATTGGTGTGCCTCAG AGTCTTACCgtatcaataataaattacatGGGGAATCTGAGGGTCACCGCCGGGATAGAAAAGGGATTCCTAGAACCCCAAAAGTTCAAGTCATGCATGAAAAATGCCTTTGAGATGATGCTCAAAGCTGTGGATGAACTTCCTCTACGTAAAACtttaatttga
- the LOC132183393 gene encoding wax ester synthase/diacylglycerol acyltransferase 11-like isoform X1, which translates to MALNEGSEPVSPSGQYLNSSVLSISILTVLESEVPINDAHAISLLNHVFLPINPRFSSVMVTNQKGDKQWKRVEVKLEDHVNVPIFPAGLSPTSYDEYLDDYMSKIAMDQFPQSKPLWEIHIFKYTTSNAAGNLILKLHHSLGDGYSLMGALLSCLERADNPSIPLTLPSRPRSEPKSENKSAFARALQTFSSVSNTLFDFGWSVLKSTLVEDDRTPIRSGDEGVEYRPITISTMTFSLDRIKHIKNKLGMTTNDVISGIIFLGTRLCMQEISNESSEAHSTALVLLNTRMISSYKSIKEMVEPNSEAPWGNRFGFLHVPIPKFKDPKSLDPLEFVREAHKIIKRKRSSLDVYLTGRLLEIMKNIRGPEAVARHIHRTLRNSSVTVTNVVGPIEKMALANHPVKGIYYMTIGVPQSLTVSIINYMGNLRVTAGIEKGFLEPQKFKSCMKNAFEMMLKAVDELPLRKTLI; encoded by the exons ATGGCGTTGAATGAAGGATCGGAGCCCGTGAGTCCAAGcggacaatacttgaacagcTCGGTCTTGTCTATTTCTATTCTCACTGTTTTGGAATCTGAAGTTCCAATCAACGACGCCCATGCCATTTCATTGCTCAACCATGTCTTCCTCCCCATCAATCCACGCTTCTCCTCCGTCAtg GTTACAAACCAAAAAGGTGATAAACAATGGAAAAGGGTTGAAGTGAAGCTTGAAGACCATGTTAATGTCCCCATTTTCCCTGCCGGCTTGTCACCCACATCATACGATGAATATCTTGACGACTACATGTCAAAGATAGCAATGGATCAGTTTCCCCAAAGCAAACCACTATGGGAAATTCACATATTCAAGTATACAACAAGCAACGCAGCTGGTAATCTCATATTGAAGCTTCATCATTCACTTGGTGATGGCTATTCTCTTATGGGTGCACTTCTTTCTTGTCTAGAAAGAGCGGATAATCCTTCTATTCCCCTTACATTGCCGTCACGCCCACGCTCAGAAccaaaaagtgaaaacaaaagTGCTTTTGCAAGAGCGTTACAAACCTTTTCGTCAGTCTCTAACACTCTATTCGATTTTGGATGGAGTGTGTTAAAGAGCACTTTGGTTGAGGATGATCGAACACCGATAAGGAGTGGGGATGAAGGAGTGGAGTATCGGCCAATCACAATATCAACCATGACATTCTCTCTTGATCGTATCAAACACATAAAGAACAAGCTTGGAATG ACAACAAATGATGTAATATCTGGAATAATCTTCTTGGGCACCCGATTATGCATGCAAGAGATAAGCAATGAATCAAGTGAAGCACATTCGACAGCCTTAGTGTTGCTCAACACAAGAATGATTAGTTCCTACAAGTCAATCAAGGAAATGGTTGAACCAAACTCAGAGGCTCCATGGGGGAACCGATTCGGCTTCTTACATGTTCCAATTCCAAAGTTTAAGGATCCTAAATCCTTAGACCCACTTGAGTTTGTGAGGGAAGCACACAAGATAATCAAGAGGAAGAGAAGCTCATTGGATGTTTATCTCACCGGCAGGCTATTGGAGATTATGAAGAATATTAGAGGACCCGAG GCGGTTGCTAGACACATCCATAGGACACTAAGGAACTCCAGTGTGACGGTGACAAATGTGGTTGGGCCAATTGAAAAAATGGCTTTGGCTAATCATCCAGTTAAAGGCATATATTATATGACAATTGGTGTGCCTCAG AGTCTTACCgtatcaataataaattacatGGGGAATCTGAGGGTCACCGCCGGGATAGAAAAGGGATTCCTAGAACCCCAAAAGTTCAAGTCATGCATGAAAAATGCCTTTGAGATGATGCTCAAAGCTGTGGATGAACTTCCTCTACGTAAAACtttaatttga